From a single Candidatus Neomarinimicrobiota bacterium genomic region:
- a CDS encoding sigma-70 family RNA polymerase sigma factor, whose product MTKTIRYTDEELIKRFQNGDENAYAELIKRYTDPLLNFVYRFVNDEDQAEDIVQDTMVKLFTHKHYYKEIAKFSTWIYTIAGNLAKTELRKRKRQKTTQLSKLGPEDMEFQIPSDDAGTDEGIQSSFIEKRIQAAIQNLEPHFRTAIILRDIQELSYEEISNILSVPLGTVKSRINRGRLELQTELKDLK is encoded by the coding sequence ATGACTAAAACCATTCGCTATACAGATGAAGAACTTATTAAACGGTTTCAAAATGGAGATGAAAATGCTTATGCAGAATTAATCAAACGATATACAGATCCATTGTTGAATTTTGTGTACAGATTCGTGAATGATGAAGATCAGGCGGAAGATATTGTTCAGGATACCATGGTTAAACTTTTTACGCACAAACATTATTATAAGGAAATTGCCAAATTTTCCACTTGGATTTACACAATTGCCGGAAATCTTGCCAAAACGGAACTCCGAAAGAGGAAGCGCCAAAAAACTACACAGCTAAGCAAATTGGGTCCTGAAGATATGGAATTTCAAATTCCTTCAGACGACGCCGGGACCGATGAAGGAATTCAAAGTAGTTTTATTGAAAAACGGATTCAGGCAGCAATCCAAAATTTGGAACCCCATTTTAGGACTGCCATTATTTTACGGGATATCCAGGAACTTTCTTATGAAGAAATTAGTAACATTCTTAGCGTTCCGCTTGGTACGGTAAAATCCCGGATCAACCGCGGAAGATTGGAATTGCAAACTGAATTGAAAGATTTAAAATAG
- a CDS encoding GGDEF domain-containing protein: MDTIRKTLAVLIAVLLFPVIFLPDPVSPYFIIVKIFLFLAVLIGLFLAAFPGIKLKNIGFLLSRSSPETVNDAIQTEVGLHYDGLVDLISKTIQSINTNYQSAIFILSPGKHAFTLQKSSGSIFKSEVQENNEILQSIRTSSSGIVIQKKDAGDAWVSLLNEKPWRGSETLIGSAIFFRNIPVGCILVYTEHFSEYHEKDSQIILSLSKLFSDGMDQIEKIEKLSMDSYFFERIAQMVSSIDIRPDDDHLWDGINNLCRSLFSYDKLTLSVLEKDSNEATVKLVDGMTDDMNAGKTFNIQTTLHGRPIREATTINSSYWENDYQDSGRFKPGDSNDFHFMSILAVPIKINGETRGSLALEQLSTKGFSKTDQHLLEFFAINLEGILSWIEEYQELHQSAIHDGLTKLLNHAAFKDQFEVEISRASRFNQHMTLVMLDLDKFKRVNDSYGHLYGDYVLKTVSDLIKKSVRTIDIVGRYGGEEFAILLINTDKHSALPVSKRIVDSIGDYAFSKDGIETTLTISAGMSEFPTDADQIKDLIEKADRAMYETKAKGGNGVTIFGGSSDGIPSFPSKDRDKNKDDETNVE, from the coding sequence ATGGATACTATAAGAAAAACGCTCGCAGTACTTATTGCAGTCTTACTTTTTCCGGTAATTTTTCTACCGGATCCGGTATCCCCATATTTTATTATCGTAAAAATATTCTTATTTCTAGCAGTTTTAATCGGGCTTTTTCTAGCGGCTTTTCCCGGGATAAAATTAAAAAATATCGGATTCTTGCTTAGTCGATCGTCGCCAGAGACTGTTAACGATGCTATCCAAACTGAAGTGGGGCTGCATTACGATGGGTTAGTTGACCTTATTTCTAAAACCATTCAATCCATAAACACCAATTATCAATCAGCTATATTTATCCTAAGTCCGGGGAAACATGCATTTACCTTACAAAAATCATCCGGGTCAATATTCAAGTCAGAAGTCCAGGAAAATAACGAAATCCTCCAATCGATCAGAACAAGTAGCTCAGGTATTGTAATCCAAAAGAAAGATGCAGGTGATGCATGGGTTTCTCTTCTAAATGAAAAACCTTGGAGAGGGAGTGAAACATTGATCGGGAGTGCGATATTTTTTCGAAATATTCCTGTTGGTTGCATCTTGGTTTACACAGAACATTTTTCCGAATATCATGAAAAAGACAGTCAAATTATTTTGAGTTTATCCAAACTTTTTTCGGATGGGATGGACCAAATTGAAAAAATTGAAAAACTCTCTATGGACAGTTACTTTTTTGAACGGATTGCTCAAATGGTATCGTCTATTGATATTCGCCCCGATGATGATCATCTTTGGGACGGAATTAACAATTTATGCAGGTCACTGTTTTCGTACGATAAACTTACCCTTTCAGTTTTGGAAAAAGATTCCAATGAAGCAACGGTGAAATTAGTGGATGGAATGACCGACGATATGAATGCCGGTAAAACGTTCAATATCCAAACAACTCTTCACGGACGCCCTATTAGGGAAGCAACAACTATCAATTCTTCGTATTGGGAAAATGATTATCAAGATAGCGGACGATTTAAACCCGGAGACTCAAATGATTTTCATTTCATGTCTATTTTAGCAGTGCCTATTAAAATCAATGGCGAAACCCGCGGATCCTTGGCATTAGAACAACTTTCGACCAAGGGATTTTCAAAAACTGACCAGCATTTATTAGAATTTTTTGCAATTAATTTGGAAGGAATTCTGTCTTGGATAGAAGAATATCAAGAACTTCACCAAAGTGCCATTCATGATGGACTTACAAAATTATTAAACCACGCTGCATTTAAAGACCAGTTTGAAGTAGAAATAAGTCGTGCATCTCGATTTAATCAGCACATGACGTTGGTGATGTTGGATCTTGATAAATTTAAGCGAGTCAACGATTCTTATGGTCATTTATACGGAGATTATGTTCTGAAAACTGTTTCGGATCTTATTAAAAAAAGCGTTCGTACAATTGATATTGTGGGACGATATGGAGGAGAAGAATTTGCCATTCTTCTTATAAATACCGACAAACATAGCGCGCTCCCGGTTTCAAAAAGGATTGTGGATTCCATCGGAGATTATGCGTTTTCTAAAGATGGAATTGAAACCACATTAACAATTAGTGCAGGTATGTCAGAATTCCCAACTGATGCGGACCAGATTAAAGATTTAATTGAAAAAGCAGATAGAGCTATGTATGAAACCAAGGCGAAAGGCGGAAATGGTGTGACAATTTTTGGCGGATCCTCCGATGGAATTCCTTCCTTTCCTTCAAAAGATCGTGATAAAAATAAAGACGACGAAACGAATGTTGAATAA